The following are encoded together in the Corticium candelabrum chromosome 1, ooCorCand1.1, whole genome shotgun sequence genome:
- the LOC134192589 gene encoding uncharacterized protein LOC134192589 isoform X1, which yields MNLARRAGGGGEQEQRAISLLHCEFAKQLRDEVQEAAVSVSLPLMQIKLVTVYLVTELKLKNRQLACEIARLKVQLRDCTNQLLEQKCERAQDWMEMGLLRQEIQAIRNNYESLSKQKKQMVSDFELQLSLIGKQLVESFRQKLDEVAMGNSDGRNQVYTNTVRTSEAVELKTPQRAPNRNNDACASVSPSSPLCKESEEQEAQHSLPARSTHSHQLSTSIPLRKQMKRRRLSSEFSNLICTREVSGEISENEEEKEEKTCSRVFTRSCRNNNEGKNNDKPTQLVAAIHTIKEDDLLTSVSDDDKTQQRSRRSNIKQVSYQEPKMGVKLRQGDPHTIPVPPDWNSCQASKSLSHLHKTKTKGSLKHQILGDCTNKM from the exons ATGAATCTAGCGCGTCGTGCCGGCGGCGGCGGAGAGCAAGAACAGCGAGCCATCAGCCTGTTGCACTGCGAATTTGCCAAGCAATTGCGAGACGAAGTTCAAGAGGCAGCAGTTTCCGTTTCACTCCCACTAATGCAAATAAAG CTCGTGACCGTCTATCTTGTTACAGAATTGAAGTTGAAGAACAGACAGCTCGCGTGTGAAATAG CAAGATTAAAGGTTCAACTTCGTGACTGCACGAATCAACTCTTAGAGCAAAAATGTGAACGCGCTCAAGACTGGATGGAAATGGGTTTACTTCGTCAGGAGATACAG GCAATTCGAAACAACTATGAATCATTGTCTAAGCAAAAGAAGCAGATGGTATCTGATTTTGAGTTGCAGCTGTCTCTGATTGGAAAACAACTGGTCGAGTCTTTCCGTCAAAAGCTTGATGAAGTGGCTATGGGAAACAGTGATGGAAGAAATCAAGTTTACACCAATACAGTGAG GACAAGTGAAGCAGTCGAGTTGAAGACTCCACAGAGAGcaccaaacagaaacaatgacGCATGCGCTAGTGTTTCTCCTAGTTCACCGCTTTGTAAGGAAAGTGAAGAACAAGAGGCTCAACATTCTCTACCAGCGCGCTCAACTCATTCTCATCAGTTATCAACATCCATTCCATTGCGGAAGCAAATGAAAAGGAGACGTTTGTCAAGTGAGTTTTCCAACTTAATTTGTACACGAGAGGTTTCGGGAGAAATATCAGAAAATgaggaagaaaaagaagagaagacttGCAGTAGGGTTTTCACAAGATCTTGCAGAAACAACAATGAAGGCAAGAATAACGACAAACCAACTCAACTGGTCGCAGCCATTCATACAATCAAAGAAGATGACCTACTCACATCTGTCAGTGATG ATGAcaagacacaacaaagaagcagaagaTCTAACATCAAACAAGTGTCGTATCAAGAACCTAAAATGGGCGT GAAGTTGAGACAGGGTGACCCTCACACCATTCCTGTTCCACCTGATTGGAACTCATGTCAAGCCTCTAAATCATTATCTCATTTGCATAAGACAAAAACAAAGGGAAGCTTG AAACATCAAATACTTGGAGATTGCACGAACAAAATGTGA
- the LOC134191262 gene encoding protein SON-like produces the protein MSSPDEAEHETENHRTERKRKHSVDISDGKYDSSSRFEKRHKHKHKHHKHHHRRHSHSNEHRQRHKKSRHKHHHRHKHESLSRQRIQSRSRSRSRDKDEGADINTEGGNVSRVGELRPTDIPEDLDFSDDDNNSFPLSKETGLFVDAVFPDARVQVEDKSRNGGILNRENVTKCTYKSLENDSDAVDRKDKIIIELKRSTGKSKKQSIEMSSTREVTPRESTGIGAWMFTSTRDRSDIKHRERSTRTKTSSRDKHSSTKKQKQSQTASHERRKSLASIIQVGGKTVDEYTKMCQDIAAGTYRSPFTANESLRNPYNVLDAPDMTEIMKQIRHRVGIELGISSSLDEVFPVSCGYDHRAHEGIDLTKTGITSSVPAELGHLVISRFQAEMRLLSNPNNMEARQILWQVEQKLIEWHRSHRGKHYSGQKVTFLSAEELNSGKQAWARPDMLSNLNPVKSDFGEKVMSKMGWRQGEGLGKSNPGNVDPLILRVKTDRKGLATEDEQTSKKAKIPIIHEVGGKHPVSLLMELCAQKKLNPPDFETALDGGPAHRKVFRYKVKLGGREFEAPVVSNSKKQAKALAAMAALEGLGVIKPQGNAGVST, from the exons ATGTCGTCGCCAGACGAGGCAGAGCACGAGACCGAGAATCACCGTACAGAAAGGAAACGCAAACACAGCGTCGACATCAGCGATGGTAAATATGACAGTAGCAGTAGGTTTGAGAAAagacataaacataaacacaaacatcataAACATCATCACCGCAGACATAGTCACAGTAATGAACACAGACAGCGTCATAAGAAGAGCCGTCACAAACACcaccacagacacaaacatgaGAGCCTATCAAGACAGAGAATACAGTCAAGATCTCGATCCAGATCTCGAGATAAAGATGAAGGTGCTGACATCAACACAGAAGGCGGAAACGTTTCTCGCGTTGGAGAACTTAGACCTACAGACATTCCTGAAGATTTGGACTTCTCTGATGACGACAATAACTCATTTCCTCTCTCGAAGGAGACTGGGCTGTTTGTGGATGCTGTTTTTCCAGATGCCAGAGTGCAGGTGGAAGATAAAAGCAGGAATGGTGGGATTTTAAATAGGGAGAATGTAAccaaatgtacatacaaatcGTTAGAGAATGATTCGGATGCTGTTGATCGTAAAGATAAAATTATCATCGAACTTAAGCGATCGACTGGAAAATCAAAGAAACAGTCTATTGAAATGTCAAGCACCAGAGAAGTGACACCTCGTGAAAGCACAGGCATTGGTGCTTGGATGTTTACATCAACAAGGGATCGGTCTGATATAAAGCATAGGGAACGATCGACTCGTACTAAAACAAGCTCAAGAGATAAACATTCGTCAACTAAGAAGCAAAAGCAATCACAGACTGCATCACATGAACGTCGTAAGAGTTTGGCATCTATTATTCAAGTAGGTGGTAAGACTGTGGACGAATACACAAAGATGTGTCAGGATATTGCTGCAGGAACCTACAGAAGTCCTTTCACAGCAAACGAGTCACTACGAAATCCATACAACGTGTTAGATGCTCCAGACATGACTGAAATCATGAAACAGATACGGCATCGTGTCGGCATAGAACTCGGTATTTCATCATCTCTTGATGAAGTGTTTCCCGTCTCTTGTGGATATGATCATAGAGCACACGAGGGTATTGACCTAACAAAAACTGGCATCACGTCGTCGGTACCAGCAGAACTAGGCCATCTTGTTATCTCACGCTTTCAGGCAGAAATGAGATTACTGAGCAATCCTAACAACATGGAGGCACGACAGATTTTATGGCAAGTCGAACAGAAG ctgattgaaTGGCATAGATCTCACAGAGGTAAACATTACTCGGGTCAAAAGGTGACCTTTCTTTCAGCCGAAGAGTTGAATAGTGGAAAGCaagcatgggctagaccg GACATGTTGAGCAATCTAAATCCTGTCAAAAGTGATTTTGGTGAAAAAGTGATGTCAAAGATGGGATGGCGACAAGGTGAGGGCCTAGGAAAGTCAAATCCTGGAAACGTGGATCCTCTCATTCTTCGAGTAAAGACTGATCGCAAAG GACTGGCAACCGAGGAtgagcaaacaagcaagaagGCTAAGATTCCAATCATTCATGAAGTGGGAG GCAAACATCCCGTTTCTCTGCTTATGGAGTTGTGTGCGCAGAAAAAGCTGAATCCACCCGACTTTGAAACAGCCTTGGATGGCGGACCAGCACACAGGAAGGTCTTCCGGTACAAG GTTAAGCTTGGTGGTCGTGAGTTTGAAGCTCCAGTGGTTAGTAATAGCAAGAAGCAAGCAAAAGCTTTAGCAGCAATGGCTGCATTAGAAGGATTAGGGGTCATCAAGCCCCAAGGCAATGCAGGTGTTAGTACATAA
- the LOC134192157 gene encoding cilia- and flagella-associated protein 119-like codes for MPSGGENSKPMILLWADLTLEHLDRLCQCATTEEKMRLIGEIFHLEDFETNLKSGIIADLYFYALQFAEENSFSYEQTSAFFSIVKATHHKCIETPYDSMQETYEFFKSLLLCHSVKRPPYSIGIFAMAEVEKIRDYVLKSYFKHFRMYKYAFTPKVRLDISFHYSGLPETPPPEPAAADEDQIPIEEEVGNNGDIDSVQQTEESIEEPATEESEAVQGLRKMMEATFAGQLEQLKASVDEQLKSQDKKLLERLSAMESKVSGKTISPPRSRKK; via the exons ATGCCGTCTGGC GGAGAAAACAGTAAACCAATGATTCTTTTATG GGCTGATTTGACGTTGGAGCACTTGGATCGCCTTTGTCAATGTGCAACGACAGAAGAGAAGATGAG aCTCATTGGAGAAATATTCCATCTTGAAGATTTTGAAACAAACCTTAAATCAGGGATAATAGCTGATCTATACTTCTATGCTTTACA GTTTGCAGAGGAGAATAGCTTCAGTTACGAGCAGacttctgctttcttttctaTTGTTAAAGCTACTCATCATAAGTGTATAG AGACTCCATATGACAGTATGCAAGAAACATATGAGTTTTTCAAATCTCTTCTACTTTGTCACAGCGTGAAG AGACCGCCTTACAGCATTGGTATATTTGCAATGGCTGAAGTTGAGAAGATCAGAGATTATGTGCTAAAATC ATATTTTAAGCATTTCAGAATGTACAAATATGCTTTCACTCCAAAG GTTCGTTTGGATATATCATTTCATTATTCTGGTCTTCCTGAAACCCCTCCACCGG AACCTGCGGCAGCAGATGAAGATCAGATTCCTATAGAAGAG GAAGTTGGCAACAATGGAGACATCGACAGTGTTCAGCAGACAGAAGAGTCAATTGAGGAACCTGCAACAGAAG AATCTGAGGCTGTTCAAGGTCTTAGAaaaatgatggaggccacttTTGCAGGACAGCTGGAACAA TTGAAAGCATCGGTTGATGAGCAGTTGAAGAGCCAGGATAAGAAACTGTTGGAGCGGTTATCTGCAATGGAAAGCAAGGTGTCTGGAAAGACAATTTCACCACCAAGAAGTCGTAAGAAGTAG
- the LOC134181692 gene encoding ADP-ribosylarginine hydrolase Tri1-like, which yields MSDVSLQQRFAGCLIGLATGDAVGTAVEFQTPGAFEPLVDMIGGGAFDLVAGQWTDDTSMALCLAESLIECGGYNPADNAERYCRWSQDGHLGSTGFCFDVGVATRSALNRFERQQRAAGTGSPYCGSTLPRSAGNGSLMRLGPVPLLFYKHAEVAMETSGDSSRVTHAVKPAVDACRYFAGLLVGCCQGKSKDEILSPFYSPLGPDYWQREGNELAPEIAEVAGGSFKVKEPPEIVGSGYVVKTLEAVLWAFNHSTSFKEGCLKVANLGHDADTTAAIYGQIAGAFYGRDGIPAEWREKVTFSSLIQLFADELLSLSEHVKLPTLPKSADEAAPVSSIDVQSLSEKYRNLKLTGFDCLEKEVQIVVHKETKGSLGYKSVEDIDVDIAAVHGKYEALPKEAQDPKLMKDFNIIMNRTKEKLAKRLRYSTD from the exons ATGAGCGACGTCAGTCTTCAGCAGAGATTTGCCGGTTGCCTTATAGGCTTGGCTACTGGCGATGCCGTAGGAACAGCTGTCGAATTTCAAACTCCAGGAGCGTTTGAACCGTTGGTAGATATGATCGGTGGTGGAGCGTTTGACCTCGTGGCAGGACAG TGGACAGACGATACGAGTATGGCTCTCTGTTTGGCAGAAAGCTTGATTGAATGTGGAGGCTACAATCCTGCAGATAACGCTGAACGCTACTGTAGGTGGTCCCAG GATGGTCACCTTGGTAGCACTGGGTTTTGTTTTGATGTTGGTGTGGCAACTCGGTCTGCACTTAATCGTTTTGAAAGGCAACAAAGAGCTGCAGGCACTGGCAGTCCTTATTGTGGTTCAACATTACCAAGATCAGCAGGCAATGGGTCACTCATGCGGCTTGGTCCCGTCCCTCTTCTTTTCTACAAACATGCTGAAGTGGCCATGGAAACAAGTGGAGACAGTTCACGTGTAACACATGCAGTCAAGCCTGCAGTAGATGCATGCAG ATATTTTGCTGGTCTTCTGGTTGGCTGTTGCCAAGGCAAATCCAAGGACGAAATTTTGTCACCATTTTACTCTCCACTAGGACCCGACTACTGGCAGAGAGAAGGCAATGAGCTG GCCCCTGAAATAGCTGAAGTGGCTGGTGGCTCATTCAAAGTAAAGGAACCACCAGAGATTGTTGGCAGTGGGTATGTTGTCAAAACTCTAGAAGCCGTCCTGTGGGCATTCAACCATTCTACCTCATTCAAAGAGGGTTGCTTGAAG gTTGCCAATCTTGGACATGATGCTGATACAACTGCAGCTATTTATGGGCAGATAGCTGGAGCCTTTTATGGCCGAGATGGCATACCTGCTGAATGGAGGGAAAAGGTTACATTCTCGTCCCTTATCCAGCTGTTTGCTGATGAACTCTTGAGTCTATCTGAGCATGTCAAACTTCCCACACTTCCGAAGTCTGCCGATGAAGCAGCTCCCGTTTCAAGCATTGATGTGCAGTCAT TGTCTGAGAAGTACAGAAATCTCAAACTAACAGGGTTTGATTGTCTTGAGAAGGAAGTTCAAATTGTTGTGCATAAAGAAACAAAAGGGTCTCTTGGCTATAAAAG CGTTGAAGACATTGATGTTGACATTGCTGCTGTACATGGCAAATATGAAGCTTTACCAAAGGAAGCCCAAGACCCCAAACTTATGAAAGACTTCAACATCATCATGAACAGAACAAAGGAGAAACTAGCTAAACGCTTACGATATTCAACAGACTGA
- the LOC134192589 gene encoding uncharacterized protein LOC134192589 isoform X2, protein MSDESSASCRRRRRARTASHQPVALRICQAIARRSSRGSSFRFTPTNANKELKLKNRQLACEIARLKVQLRDCTNQLLEQKCERAQDWMEMGLLRQEIQAIRNNYESLSKQKKQMVSDFELQLSLIGKQLVESFRQKLDEVAMGNSDGRNQVYTNTVRTSEAVELKTPQRAPNRNNDACASVSPSSPLCKESEEQEAQHSLPARSTHSHQLSTSIPLRKQMKRRRLSSEFSNLICTREVSGEISENEEEKEEKTCSRVFTRSCRNNNEGKNNDKPTQLVAAIHTIKEDDLLTSVSDDDKTQQRSRRSNIKQVSYQEPKMGVKLRQGDPHTIPVPPDWNSCQASKSLSHLHKTKTKGSLKHQILGDCTNKM, encoded by the exons ATGTCAGATGAATCTAGCGCGTCGTGCCGGCGGCGGCGGAGAGCAAGAACAGCGAGCCATCAGCCTGTTGCACTGCGAATTTGCCAAGCAATTGCGAGACGAAGTTCAAGAGGCAGCAGTTTCCGTTTCACTCCCACTAATGCAAATAAAG AATTGAAGTTGAAGAACAGACAGCTCGCGTGTGAAATAG CAAGATTAAAGGTTCAACTTCGTGACTGCACGAATCAACTCTTAGAGCAAAAATGTGAACGCGCTCAAGACTGGATGGAAATGGGTTTACTTCGTCAGGAGATACAG GCAATTCGAAACAACTATGAATCATTGTCTAAGCAAAAGAAGCAGATGGTATCTGATTTTGAGTTGCAGCTGTCTCTGATTGGAAAACAACTGGTCGAGTCTTTCCGTCAAAAGCTTGATGAAGTGGCTATGGGAAACAGTGATGGAAGAAATCAAGTTTACACCAATACAGTGAG GACAAGTGAAGCAGTCGAGTTGAAGACTCCACAGAGAGcaccaaacagaaacaatgacGCATGCGCTAGTGTTTCTCCTAGTTCACCGCTTTGTAAGGAAAGTGAAGAACAAGAGGCTCAACATTCTCTACCAGCGCGCTCAACTCATTCTCATCAGTTATCAACATCCATTCCATTGCGGAAGCAAATGAAAAGGAGACGTTTGTCAAGTGAGTTTTCCAACTTAATTTGTACACGAGAGGTTTCGGGAGAAATATCAGAAAATgaggaagaaaaagaagagaagacttGCAGTAGGGTTTTCACAAGATCTTGCAGAAACAACAATGAAGGCAAGAATAACGACAAACCAACTCAACTGGTCGCAGCCATTCATACAATCAAAGAAGATGACCTACTCACATCTGTCAGTGATG ATGAcaagacacaacaaagaagcagaagaTCTAACATCAAACAAGTGTCGTATCAAGAACCTAAAATGGGCGT GAAGTTGAGACAGGGTGACCCTCACACCATTCCTGTTCCACCTGATTGGAACTCATGTCAAGCCTCTAAATCATTATCTCATTTGCATAAGACAAAAACAAAGGGAAGCTTG AAACATCAAATACTTGGAGATTGCACGAACAAAATGTGA
- the LOC134191272 gene encoding uncharacterized protein LOC134191272 isoform X1, with translation MDTNAVRMAFEASRKVNGGMVLFAAPGIYLTGAFNISSNTVVFVDKNAIIQGSSNGDDYPLILPLPWYGGGSDDQGSGKLMHQSLLHSNSAHNITITGYGTIDGNGMPWWKCAHDIKKPPCNDHSRPHLVMLVEGENIEISNIEMKNSPSWTLHLAKCSHVHVHNVTFHNPSDAPNADGIDVDCSQDVVVEDCTLDVGDDALCVKSGKDWFGRTFGSASKNIVFQNNMIYHGHGITIGSEMSAGIRNVTFINITMDGTSNGVRLKSQRGRGGVVRDVVYKNITMKNIGTSIDITLNYHHGMKPTNATATPKFERITLEQVSSNHSNVGFLIDGIPESPIKELRLINVDVDAEKILETCEYVEGSCANCSYCPKCIK, from the exons ATGGACACTAACGCCGTACGAATGGCTTTTGAAGCTTCCAGAAA AGTGAATGGAGGCATGGTGTTGTTTGCGGCCCCTGGAATCTACTTGACTGGAGCATTTAACATCAGCAGCAatactgttgtgtttgtagacaAAAATGCAATCATACAAGGAAGTAGTAATGGTGATGACTACCCGTTGATTTTACCTCTTCCA TGGTATGGTGGTGGTAGTGATGATCAGGGAAGTGGAAAATTGATGCACCAATCTCTACTTCATTCTAATAGTGCTCATAACATTACGATTACAGGATATGGAACTATTGATGGAAATGGTATGCCGTGGTGGAAATGTGCTCACGACATTAAGAAACCTCCTTGTAATGATCACTCTCGTCCGCATCTAGTTATGTTGGTTGAGGGAGAAAACATTGAA ATCAGCAACATTGAAATGAAAAATTCTCCTAGTTGGACTCTTCACTTAGCCAAATGTTCACATGTTCATGTTCACAATGTTACATTCCATAACCCTAGCGATGCACCCAATGCTGATGGGATTGATGTCGATTGCTCTCAAGATGTTGTAGTTGAAGATTGCACTTTGGATGTGGGCGACGATGCTCTTTGTGTTAAATCCGGTAAAGATTGGTTTGGACGAACATTCGGTTCTGCATCAAAAAATATTGTCTTTCAAAATAACATGATTTACCATGGTCACGGTATTACAATAGGATCAGAGATGAGTGCTGGGATACGAAATGTGACATTCATCAATATAACAATGGATGGAACGAGCAATGGAGTGCGACTGAAGAGTCAACGTGGTCGCGGTGGAGTTGTTCGTGACGTTGTCTACAAGAATATCACCATGAAAAATATCGGCACCTCTATAGATATCACTCTTAATTATCATCACGGAATGAAGCCCACAAATGCAACTGCTACACcaaaatttgaaagaattACTCTTGAGCAAGTTTCTTCTAATCACTCAAACGTTGGCTTTCTGATTGATGGCATTCCTGAGTCACCAATCAAGGAGCTGAGATTGATCAACGTTGACGTGGATGCTGAGAAGATTTTGGAGACATGTGAGTATGTAGAGGGATCTTGTGCCAACTGCTCATATTGTCCAAAATGTATCAAATGA
- the LOC134181699 gene encoding coiled-coil domain-containing protein 42 homolog has protein sequence MTTASLEDYFRTTFQDKLLVKMPEREEDHLTAATRLLEKRREMNEVEQALNAQKGEFQMKMESLQQRREELERKEYQLKSSLLKFDKFLKENDSKRTRALKKATSEQEQGRMKAREIEMLTGKVAQLTASLDKQRQRLEKLSVYHRYLDRILETAEEFTEIRDITARHDTLVTTHKDLMETDHSNQDAVEAQRTHLLKLTEEKNNEILNYNNKLAHLQTELEDAKSRAVKWESQWAHIQNTAAEKTLLLGRINMATHNLYMLVNKYLGKKVEKGDTGVSTVQQLDKIQVCIQDLTEITQDVQRAGTTSTAVYTASPTMHYVMHN, from the exons ATGACGACTGCAAGTTTAGAAGATTACTTTCGGACAACGTTCCAAGACAAACTTCTCGT TAAGATGCCTGAACGAGAAGAAGACCATCTGACAGCTGCCACGAGGCTACTCGAGAAGCGTCGCGAAATGAATGAGGTCGAACAGGCTCTCAATGCACAGAAGGGAGAATTTCAAATGAAAATGGAGAGTCTGCAGCAGCGGAGGGAGGAACTAGAGCGGAAAGAATATCAATTGAAGAGCTCTCTTCTTAAGTTTgacaaatttttgaaagagaaTGACTCGAAGCGAACGAGGGCTTTGAAAAAAGCGACGTCAGAGCAGGAACAAGGAAGGATGAAAGCGAGAGAAATCGAAAT GTTGACTGGAAAGGTTGCTCAACTGACTGCTTCTCTGGATAAACAACGTCAACGTCTTGAAAAGT TGTCTGTGTATCATCGCTATTTGGACAGAATATTGGAGACAGCAGAAGAG TTTACTGAAATACGTGACATAACAGCACGTCATGATACTCTTGTTACAACACACAAA GATCTAATGGAAACTGACCATAGTAACCAAGATGCCGTCGAAGCCCAGAGAACTCACTTGCTCAAACTTACAGAA GAAAAGAACAATGAGATCTTGAACTACAACAACAAG CTTGCACACTTGCAGACCGAACTTGAGGATGCAAAAAGTCGAGCTGTGAAGTG GGAATCGCAATGGGCGCACATTCAGAATACAGCAGCGGAGAAGACATTGCTATTGGGTCGGATAAACAT GGCAACACATAACCTCTACATGCTGGTCAACAAATACCTTGGAAAGAAGGTTGAGAAAGGAGATACTGGCGTTTCAACAGTGCAGCAGTTAGATAAG ATCCAAGTGTGCATTCAGGACTTAACTGAGATAACACAAGACGTTCAGCGTGCTGGTACTACATCAACAGCAGTTTACACTGCATCTCCTACTATGCACTATGTCATGCACAATTGA
- the LOC134191272 gene encoding uncharacterized protein LOC134191272 isoform X2 encodes MDTNAVRMAFEASRKVNGGMVLFAAPGIYLTGAFNISSNTVVFVDKNAIIQGSSNGYGTIDGNGMPWWKCAHDIKKPPCNDHSRPHLVMLVEGENIEISNIEMKNSPSWTLHLAKCSHVHVHNVTFHNPSDAPNADGIDVDCSQDVVVEDCTLDVGDDALCVKSGKDWFGRTFGSASKNIVFQNNMIYHGHGITIGSEMSAGIRNVTFINITMDGTSNGVRLKSQRGRGGVVRDVVYKNITMKNIGTSIDITLNYHHGMKPTNATATPKFERITLEQVSSNHSNVGFLIDGIPESPIKELRLINVDVDAEKILETCEYVEGSCANCSYCPKCIK; translated from the exons ATGGACACTAACGCCGTACGAATGGCTTTTGAAGCTTCCAGAAA AGTGAATGGAGGCATGGTGTTGTTTGCGGCCCCTGGAATCTACTTGACTGGAGCATTTAACATCAGCAGCAatactgttgtgtttgtagacaAAAATGCAATCATACAAGGAAGTAGTAATG GATATGGAACTATTGATGGAAATGGTATGCCGTGGTGGAAATGTGCTCACGACATTAAGAAACCTCCTTGTAATGATCACTCTCGTCCGCATCTAGTTATGTTGGTTGAGGGAGAAAACATTGAA ATCAGCAACATTGAAATGAAAAATTCTCCTAGTTGGACTCTTCACTTAGCCAAATGTTCACATGTTCATGTTCACAATGTTACATTCCATAACCCTAGCGATGCACCCAATGCTGATGGGATTGATGTCGATTGCTCTCAAGATGTTGTAGTTGAAGATTGCACTTTGGATGTGGGCGACGATGCTCTTTGTGTTAAATCCGGTAAAGATTGGTTTGGACGAACATTCGGTTCTGCATCAAAAAATATTGTCTTTCAAAATAACATGATTTACCATGGTCACGGTATTACAATAGGATCAGAGATGAGTGCTGGGATACGAAATGTGACATTCATCAATATAACAATGGATGGAACGAGCAATGGAGTGCGACTGAAGAGTCAACGTGGTCGCGGTGGAGTTGTTCGTGACGTTGTCTACAAGAATATCACCATGAAAAATATCGGCACCTCTATAGATATCACTCTTAATTATCATCACGGAATGAAGCCCACAAATGCAACTGCTACACcaaaatttgaaagaattACTCTTGAGCAAGTTTCTTCTAATCACTCAAACGTTGGCTTTCTGATTGATGGCATTCCTGAGTCACCAATCAAGGAGCTGAGATTGATCAACGTTGACGTGGATGCTGAGAAGATTTTGGAGACATGTGAGTATGTAGAGGGATCTTGTGCCAACTGCTCATATTGTCCAAAATGTATCAAATGA